tgattatcattttactgtcgttattattcttatcattatcattattattaatattatcagttttatcatcattactataatcattattatcagtaatataatatagtattattatttcattactataattaccgttgttattattatcattatcattgttattattactaattttactatcattattattgaatttttaaagaccattatcattataattatcagttataatcttatgatcattatgatcattatcatatattatcattatcattatcattctattactatcattttttattattattattattacaatcatcatcactgtcattattatcattaccttcattatcataatagtattataattatcattacaaatatcattgttatcctctATCATCAagaatatatcatcataatcatcattattattactaatgttgttttgctgtttttaccattattattgttgctaaacTCATTATCCTTCCTATCACAACGACAGTCATAACTATTACCGTTATAGCAACTACGATCATTACCGCCACTACCATTGCCATTCTCAGCTTCAGAAATGAGGCACGAAATGAACCCGGTGCCTCGACCGAAGAAGCGCTCGAGCTCCGCGCCCATCCGTCGGGGCCGCCGCCATGCAGGGGCCcagtcccttctcctcctcctcctcctccacgggcGGCGTTCGCTTCGGAAATCAATATTTATCACACGAGATCAGCCTCGCGCGTCTTCGCTTCTTACCTCCACGAGGAAAACCCTCCAGCGCCTGAACGACCGCCCTTCAGGCCACGGCGACCATGATGGCGATCAGCGTCCAGAAGAATCCGGCAACTGTAAGGACGTGACAGAGAGACCTAAAGTTTCGAAGTGGACTTTGCCTTCAGGATTCTCATTGGCTGGAAGGACTGCTCTGAGGGAGGCTCGTGTGGAGAGTCACTGTTTTGAATTGCTGTTCGAAGCAGAGTGATCGCCAGGGAAATGCTTCACTGAAGCCTCATGAAATAAGAGGTTTCGCTGAACTAATACAATATGGCTAAATAAGAATGGACCCACGCACATTCAGGTACGCATgcaagcacactcacacaaatatatacacatgtatgtatgcatacacacacacacacacgcacacgcacacgcacacgcacacgcacacgcacacacacacacacgcacacacacacacacacgcgcacgcgcacatatatatatatatatatatatatatatatatatatatatatatatatatatatatattatgtgtgtatttatatatacatatatcattgttAAGTTGAAAACCAGGGATTCCCAACACCCGGGTCCACCTCCTGACAAGAAATGACTCACTGTAACCGAGGTTCCCGCAGCTGCGATGAGCACAGGTGATATCAATGTCCTCCCTGTTACGGCTGTTGCTGTTGATTCGCACCTCACGCTCTGCTGTTGGGGTAATCTGAAAGGAACGGAAATGGAACATACAAAGaagaattgaaataataataatatctcttCGCAAAATGATTTCCTTAATGCAATTCTTGGAGACGCGGCGGCGGTGTTCTGTATATCATTCTGACACCTTGATtagatattgcatatataatgcgGAATAAAACGAGGCAAACTTGACAGAGTGAAATAGCGCCTGGAAGAGGAATTGGCCGAGCGACgtgataattgcataataattggAAGACATATGCGAAATCAAGGAAAGTATAttagaaggcagagagagaggacagacaacGATAGCGAAGCCGAAGGCAGGGGGCGCGGGtgtaaaaaagaggaaacagcAGACGAAGCGNNNNNNNNNNNNNNNNNNNNNNNNNNNNNNNNNNNNNNNNNNNNNNNNNNNNNNNNNNNNNNNNNNNNNNNNNNNNNNNNNNNNNNNNNNNNNNNNNNNNTACTAGACGCATTAATTATAAGTCTCAGctgggagagacgagagagaaaaaaaaaactcccggaTTCCAGCGCGCTCTTTACAGCACTTGATGCATTCGTGTTTTCGGAGGAAATTTCATGTTAATTGAATTccttgcaggattttttttctcctttctttctttctttctttcttttttctcctgttcttaGTATAGGGACGTTTGGAGGgaattgtttatgataataatggtgttgataatcATGCTATTGATGAGAAgcagaatgataaaacaatgatgattacagtgatgatgatcatatatatatatatatatatatattttatatatatatatatatatatatatatgtaaatatatatatagttatatatatatattatatatatatataatatatatatatattaatatatatatatatatcatatgtaaatatatatatatatatatatatataaaatatatatatatatattgtgtgtgtgtggtgtgtgtgtgtgtgtgggtgtgtgtggtgtgtgtgttgtgttgtgtgtgtgtgtgtgtgtgtgtgtgtgtgtgtgttgtgtgtgtgtgtgtgtggggtggggtgtgtgtgtgtgtgtgtgtatatatatatatgtatgtatgtatgtatatttatataatacccaatgacaataatgataataaacacaccacacacacacacacacacaacatatatatacaaaatatatatgtatgtatgtatgtatatatatatatatatatatatatatatatatataaaattttaatattatatactatatatatatatatatataatatataatattgtatacatatatatatataatatatatatatatatatatatatatatatatatatatataaaatataatatatactaatgtatcagtgtatgcgtgtgtattatatatgtatatgtgtgtgtgtgtgtgtgtgtgtgtgtgtggtatctatctatctatctatctactatctatctatctatctatctatctatctatcatctatctatttatctatctatctatatctatctatgtatatatatatatatatatatattatatatatatatatatatatatatatatatatatatatatatgtgtgtgtgtgtggtatataattgtgtgtgtgtatatatatatatatatatatatatataatatatatatatatattatatatatatataatatatatatacctaatgtaCCTCAGTGTATGcgtgtgatttatatatgtatatgtgtgtgtgtgtgtgtgtgttatctatctatctatctacaaatctatctatctatctatcatctatctatctatctattatatatatattatatatatataatatatatatatatatatatatatatatatatatatattttgtgtgtgtatttatatatatatgtgtgtgtgtgtgtatgtataatatgtatatatatgtgtatatatatatatatatataaatatatatatatatatatatatacatatatatatatatatatatatatattttttttttttttttttttttttttttttttttttaacggtaggttgaatgtttgacccgccgtgggtcacagcatgatacttaattgtagttttcatgttgtgatgctcttggagtgagtacgtggtagggtccccagttcctttccacggagagcgccggtgttacctttttagataatcattctctctattttatccgggcttgggaccagcacgacttgggtggcttggccacccagtggctaggtaggcaatcgaggtgaagttccttgcccaaaggaacaacgcgccagccggtgactcgaaccctcgaactcagattgccgtcgtgacagtcttgagtccgatgctctaaccactcggccacagggccttatatgtatatatatatatatatatatatatatataatatattatatatatatattatatatatatatatatgtatgtatatagtatctatatctatctatctatctatctatcttcatctatctatctatctatctatctatctatctatctatctatatatatatattttataatatatatatatatatatatataaatatatatacataaatatatatatatatatatatatatatatatatatgtgtgtgtgtgtgtgtgtgtgtgtgtgtgtgtgtgtgtgtgtgtgtgtgtgtgtgtgtgtgtgtgtgtgtgtgtgtgtgtgtgtgtgtgtgtgtgtgtgtgtgtgtgtgtgtctgtatggtgatgatgataatgatgatgatgatgatgataatgatgataatgatgataatgataaaaatgataatgataatgattatgataatgataatgataatgataatgatgataataatgataatgataatagtgtaatgattatggaaataataataattataataatagtaataataataataataataataataataataataataataataataataataataataataataataataataattacgccccgcttcaataataataacaataataaggctgatgataaaactaacaataatgataccagcAATAACGGAGGAAATTGGCGGACTATTTCTGGAGAAAAGCGGCCTAATATCCAGTGTATATTTGCCGAGAGCAGGACGTGGCTCAGCGCGCGCCCGGATCACGTCTCGAGGGCCAGTTGCAAGGCAGTTCCGGGACGAGGGTAGTGTAAAAGGGAAGTAAATACGAATaaatcaccaccaccgccatgaccattaccataatcatcatcaccaacaccatcatcaccataatcatcatcaccatcaccatcatcaccataatcctgCCTATACAAAAtcgtcatcaccgtcatcaccataaTCCTCCCTATGCAATAtcgtcatcagcatcaccataactaccatcacatcaccatcaccattttcaccatcaccctgaccatcatcaccattatcagcatcagcatcttcctcatccctctctgaTACAGTGCGCAGAGAGCGTCCAGTGCCTGATGAGCCCGAAGCGAATCCCAGCCTCTCGCAGCGGGCATCGCCACGCAGCTGCGCCCCAGCCTCCCCGGCGACAGATGTCCAATGCTCAAGGTCGGTCTAATTGATGGAATAACGATAGAAAATGGAGCCTGATTGATAAAATGTCCCAACATTCTCGGGGTTACATTCGGCGCGGGTAAACTCTGCATATTTTGTGTCCGGGACTCGGGAAAGCGGCTCATTTATTCTTCAATTAATATTCATGCGCGTCACTATCGGATTTTCCCATCCGGGAAAGAAATATgaagggagcagggggggggaggatgaggaagagcgagagggagagggggagggagagggagagggagaggggggagggggagggggagggagaaggagtgggaaaagggagagagaaggggaggggagggggggcaggaacGAAGATAGgcagaaggagtgggagagatacCTTTCATcaaaccctccttccctcactcactcattaattCCTTCCTCCCagccttcttccttccatccttccttccttccttccttcctttccttctttcctccctccctccctccctccctccctcccttcctcccttcctccctctatccctcctttcctctcctttctttccctccctccctccctccctcccatcgtccctccctccccctccctttctttccctccctccctctcataccCATTTTTACtgattctctcccctcctcccactctctcccacttACCCagccacccactccctccctcccgaacTACCTGCCTTATCCCtccacttcttccctcctccttacaCCCTTCACggcctcccctccccatttcttctcattatttcctCGCTTCCTCGCTTTTCTCTTCCCCAAatttcttcacttcttttctgccctcccctttcccccttatttttttcgcttttttcttctcccttcccccgctTTATTCCCACGCttcttccctatcttcctccctacCTATTTCCtttaatccctccctccctcccttcttccgtccctccctccctccctccctccctcctcgcctccctccgtccctcccacaGCGCTGTCCCTCACCGTCATCATCCCGCTGTGTGGTCGTGATCTCGTGCCACTGATTCCTTTGCGATTCCTCGATATCCTTCCACTCCCAGATATTGGGTCCTTCCACCCGCACCTTGCTGTTGGAAGTGCCCGGCCACCAGTAGACGGTGTTGGGGACGTCCAGGGGCAACCTCAGACCCATGAGCCGATGGGCGCTGCACCCTGTAACGTAACACGGAGATAAGGACCGtaagaaaaagtggagaataCCTTTTCTTATTGTCTCATGCGGCGGTCTGCGGTCAAAGAAATGTCTTCACTTGTATCTCCTTCACCTACTTCACTGAACAAGGATATGCCAAGGATTACGAGACGGCCGAGGGAGGGATATTATTGGATAATCTTACCCGGTCTTTGCAGTAGTCGTTTTTTCCCTTCGCCGGCCCcctgggggaggaaaaggggggttttggggcttcACAAAAAAGCCCCTTGGTCGAGCAAATTTAAGGGAAATCGCTCGTGAATCAAAGGAACGGAGGATAAATACTCATGCAAGGGGGTTTCCACATAAAAATATAGGGCATAGGGAAACTTAAAGGTAATGTTTTTTCCATGCACCCCACACTTTTAAAAAccaagcaaaacacacaaaatcatacacaaaaaaccccacacaaaaaaaacattataaaattaatatatataatatataaaaatataaaatatataaaaaaaaaacatttttaattatatataaatataaaaataatataaaatattttatataatatattttttattttaattaaaaagtattattttttttttttcaaaataaaaaaaattataaatatatatattatatataaaaaaaaaacatattttttttctatttaattaaaattttggggggggttgtgtgtgtgcgtttttttttttggggggggggttggggggtgtggtgttgggggttgggttttggtgtgggggctttgtgtgtgtgttttgtgtgttttttgtgtgtggggtgtgtgtggtgtgtggtgtgttttgtgtgtggtttttttttttccgggtgggggtgtgtggggttttggggtgtgtggggttggtgtggtttgttttttgggggttttttgtgtgtgttgtttttttttttttttttaatttttgaaaaaattttatgtatatattttatatatatataaaatatatataaaaatatatattttttataatattaaataaatatatattgtttatgtattgtagggttgtggggttttgggggttttgtatagtgtgtgttttggatattatatatatattttttatatatattatatatata
The Penaeus monodon isolate SGIC_2016 chromosome 9, NSTDA_Pmon_1, whole genome shotgun sequence DNA segment above includes these coding regions:
- the LOC119576681 gene encoding uncharacterized protein LOC119576681: MPPVVGPEWWALQEYETEVAQRSVARSLTVVLRRHGEISLKWPSRGSATRPTSPTNISKKRCSVLEFGLAQAAWKGPKRERRERVRENQWRLASASGSADGCITESFLLLVPLLLSAGQPHRRSERGRCVWARLSLTSLRRAPAGSGEGCSAHRLMGLRLPLDVPNTVYWWPGTSNSKVRVEGPNIWEWKDIEESQRNQWHEITTTQRDDDGEGQRFPDTKYAEFTRAECNPENTDLEHWTSVAGEAGAQLRGDARCERLGFASGSSGTGRSLRTITPTAEREVRINSNSRNREDIDITCAHRSCGNLGYTIQNSDSPHEPPSEQSFQPMRILKAKSTSKL